One window of Podarcis raffonei isolate rPodRaf1 chromosome 15, rPodRaf1.pri, whole genome shotgun sequence genomic DNA carries:
- the PIMREG gene encoding protein PIMREG isoform X2, translating into MHRKPPFGLLAQNSVPAPSAKEAAESSQSEEGEEGAAPDLKSFQGPAKRGPDLPAASGRGEPSTRKGKMASVFQSVVGSAVGWRNHEILPDLEESPLPDRFRKKSSRNMTSMRMSLRKRMPLKEVEVNFEENPTWESLEAKEKRQNLRTLTRTAKNAFGTVSQKIQKSCQGPTRSLVSSWNKDSVGGSSRSSAKTQSRPPRTPRRKSNRLAAVSTPTSDTRIVSPSGKRSPFQPGSCRLNKELLPLRRSMRAAALRSPYGSPASVRQRRQFDCNLELVSTGIRQLKRLSRAFNDIIVQEESNMRDSLISN; encoded by the exons atgcacagaaagcCTCCCTTTGGGCTCCTGGCTCAAAACTCTGTCCCCGCCCCTTCTGCTAAGGAGGCTGCCGAGTCCAGCCAATCTGAAGAGGGCGAGGAGGGGGCGGCGCCCGATTTGAAATCTTTTCAAGGACCCGCAAAAAGAGGACCAGATCTCCCAGCTGCAAGCGGCAGAG GGGAGCCCAGCACAAGGAAAGGGAAGATGGCATCTGTGTTCCAGAGTGTGGTGGGGTCCGCCGTCGGCTGGCGAAATCACGAGATCCTGCCTGACCTAGAGGAGAGTCCGCTTCCAGACAGGTTCAGGAAGAAGTCTTCTCGCAACATGACGTCCATGCGGATGTCCCTGCGGAAgcggatgcctttaaaagaagtGGAGGTGAACTTTGAGGAGAATCCGACATGGGAGAGCCTGGAGGCCAAGGAGAAAAGACAGAACTTGCGGACGCTTACGAGGACAGCTAAGAACGCCTTTGGGACAGTGTCGCAG AAAATCCAGAAAAGCTGTCAAGGCCCCACACGCTCGCTAGTCTCCTCCTGGAACAAAGATTCtgtgggtggcagcagcaggagctctGCCAAAACCCAAAGCAGGCCGCCCCGGACCCCTCGCCGCAAGAGCAACAGGCTTGCCGCTGTCTCGACCCCAACATCTGACACCAGGATTGTGTCCCCATCTGGCAAGAGATCCCCCTTTCAACCTGGCTCCTGCCGGCTTAACAAAGAGCTTCTCCCTCTCCGGAGATCCATGAGGGCTGCAGCCTTGAGAAGCCCATACGGTTCTCCTGCGTCTGTCCGACAAAGGAG ACAATTTGATTGCAACCTGGAGCTGGTCTCCACCGGCATTCGCCAGTTGAAGCGTCTCTCTCGGGCCTTCAACGACATCATTGTCCAAGAAGAGAG